The following are encoded together in the Phaseolus vulgaris cultivar G19833 chromosome 9, P. vulgaris v2.0, whole genome shotgun sequence genome:
- the LOC137821533 gene encoding putative pentatricopeptide repeat-containing protein At3g15130 codes for MNEGRLLSTILNKCSKRRLIDQGKQAHGVVEKLGFRRDLVLNNDLIHMYSKCGTVDLACLVFVRMPQRNVVSWTSLICGYLQNGDAKASLVLFSKMGRSDIRPNEFTLSTSLKASGNLGIAQIGMQIHGFCAKSNFDWVPVVGNSTMDMYCKCGMVREAAQVFNTLPERNVISWNVMIAGYCNNGNGGEALNLFREMQATGEVPDGYTYSSSLKACNCAGAVREGMQIHAALIRHGYPYLAESAVAGALVDLYVKCRRMAEARRVFDRIEEKSVRSWSTLILGYAHEDSLTEAMDLFRELRESRLRMDGFVLSSLIGVFADFALAEQGKQMHAYAIKVPYGLLEMSVANSVLDMYMKCGLIDEADALFREMLARNVVSWTVMITGYGKHGIGNKAVELFNQMQLNGIEPDGVTYLAVLSACSHSGLIKEGKKYFSSLCNNQQIQPQVEHYACMVDLLGRRGLLKDAKDLIEKMPLKPNVGIWQTLLSVCRMHADVEMGKQVGEILLRLDGNNPANYVIMSNMYADGGYWKESEKLRETAKRKGLKKEAGRSWVEIDREIHIFYNGDCMHPLIGEIHEVLKEVEKRVKDEMGYAHGVNFALHDVEEESKVESLRVHSEKLAIGLVLVRRGLKGESVIRIFKNLRVCGDCHAFIKGLSKVLKIVFVVRDANRFHRFENGLCSCGDYW; via the coding sequence ATGAACGAGGGTCGACTATTGAGTACGATTCTGAACAAGTGTTCGAAGCGTCGTTTGATTGATCAGGGAAAGCAAGCACATGGGGTTGTGGAGAAGCTAGGGTTTAGGCGTGATTTGGTTTTGAACAATGATCTTATACATATGTACTCAAAATGTGGTACAGTGGATTTGGCTTGTTTGGTGTTTGTTCGGATGCCTCAGAGAAATGTAGTGTCTTGGACGTCTCTAATATGTGGATATCTGCAAAATGGTGATGCCAAAGCCTCTTTggttttgttttctaaaatgGGTCGTTCAGATATTAGACCAAATGAGTTCACACTATCCACGAGTCTAAAAGCATCTGGGAATTTGGGAATCGCTCAGATTGGAATGCAGATACATGGCTTTTGTGCAAAATCTAATTTTGATTGGGTACCTGTTGTGGGCAATTCTACGATGGACATGTACTGCAAGTGTGGTATGGTTAGGGAGGCAGCGCAAGTGTTCAACACTTTGCCAGAGAGAAATGTTATAAGTTGGAATGTAATGATTGCTGGGTACTGCAACAATGGAAATGGTGGAGAGGCTTTGAATTTATTTAGGGAAATGCAAGCGACGGGGGAAGTTCCAGATGGATATACATATTCAAGCTCGTTGAAGGCGTGTAATTGTGCTGGTGCAGTGAGAGAAGGAATGCAAATCCATGCTGCGTTAATCAGACATGGATATCCTTACTTGGCTGAATCAGCTGTTGCAGGTGCTTTGGTTGATCTGTATGTCAAATGCAGGCGCATGGCTGAAGCTAGGAGGGTGTTCGATCGAATTGAAGAGAAGAGTGTGAGGTCTTGGAGCACACTAATTCTTGGTTATGCACATGAAGATAGTTTGACAGAAGCCATGGACTTGTTTAGGGAGTTGAGAGAGAGCAGACTTAGAATGGATGGGTTTGTACTCTCGAGTCTCATAGGGGTATTTGCTGATTTTGCTCTTGCAGAGCAAGGGAAGCAAATGCATGCTTATGCAATAAAGGTGCCGTATGGTTTATTGGAAATGTCTGTGGCTAATTCAGTTCTGGATATGTACATGAAATGTGGACTAATAGATGAGGCAGATGCACTTTTCAGAGAGATGCTAGCAAGAAATGTGGTTTCATGGACCGTTATGATCACGGGTTATGGGAAACACGGTATTGGGAATAAGGCAGTTGAACTGTTTAACCAAATGCAATTGAACGGAATCGAACCTGATGGTGTAACTTATTTGGCTGTGCTCTCAGCTTGCAGCCATTCTGGACTCATCAAAGAAGGTAAAAAATACTTCTCTAGTTTATGTAACAATCAGCAAATCCAACCGCAAGTAGAGCATTATGCTTGCATGGTTGATCTCCTTGGACGACGTGGACTCTTGAAGGATGCAAAGGATCTCATTGAGAAAATGCCCCTAAAGCCAAATGTGGGCATATGGCAAACATTACTTAGTGTTTGTAGAATGCATGCAGATGTGGAAATGGGGAAACAAGTGGGAGAAATACTTTTGAGATTGGATGGTAATAATCCAGCCAACTATGTCATTATGTCAAACATGTATGCTGATGGAGGGTATTGGAAAGAGAGTGAGAAACTAAGAGAAACCGCGAAGAGAAAGGGATTGAAGAAAGAAGCAGGACGTAGTTGGGTAGAGATAGACAGAGAAATTCACATTTTTTACAATGGAGATTGCATGCATCCTCTCATAGGGGAAATTCATGAAGTGTTGAAAGAagtggagaagagggtgaaggatgAAATGGGGTATGCTCATGGTGTAAATTTTGCCTTGCATGATGTTGAAGAGGAGTCAAAGGTGGAAAGTTTGAGGGTTCATAGCGAGAAATTGGCTATTGGGTTGGTTTTGGTTAGACGTGGACTAAAAGGAGAAAGTGTGATTAGAATTTTCAAGAACTTGAGGGTTTGTGGGGATTGTCATGCATTCATCAAGGGTTTGTCAAAGGTTTTGAAGATTGTTTTTGTCGTGAGAGATGCAAATAGGTTTCACAGATTTGAGAACGGCTTGTGTTCATGTGGAGATTACTGGTGA
- the LOC137821176 gene encoding serine/threonine-protein kinase AFC3 isoform X1 codes for MERERTRKRPRLAWDVAPPTVHESQLALPVPGDEGIERKHASPPKRDDDREGHYVFNLGENLTPRYKILGKMGEGTFGRVLECWDRQTREYVAVKVVRSIRKYRDAAMLEVDVLQHLAKNDKGNSRCVQIRNWFDYRNHICIVFEKLGPSLFDFLKRNKYCPFPVDLVREFGRQLLESVAYMHELRLIHTDLKPENILLVSSEYVKLPSYKRVSSDETQFRCLPKSSAIKLIDFGSTAHDNQNHSSIVSTRHYRAPEIILGLGWSYPCDLWSVGCILIELCSGEALFQTHENLEHLAMMERVLGPIPENMIRRSNKGAEKYFKRGSRLRWPEGAISRESINAVKKLGHLKDIVSRSVDSSRSSLTDLLHGLLSYDPTKRLTALQALDHPFFRNPT; via the exons ATGGAAAGGGAACGTACGCGGAAACGCCCTCGTCTCGCATGGGACGTAGCCCCTCCCACCGTGCACGAG TCTCAACTGGCTCTGCCGGTACCTGGTGACGAaggaattgaaagaaaacacgCTTCACCTCCGAAAAGGGACGACGATCGCGAAGGACATTATGTCTTCAATCTTGGCGAAAATCTCACTCCTAgat ATAAAATCCTCGGCAAGATGGGTGAAG GCACATTTGGTCGGGTATTGGAATGTTGGGACCGCCAAACTAGAGAATATGTGGCTGTCAAGGTAGTTAGAAGCATACGGAAATATCGGGATGCAGCAATGCTCGAGGTTGATGTGCTTCAACATCTAGCGAAGAATGATAAAGGAAATTCACG GTGTGTGCAGATCCGAAACTGGTTTGATTACCGAAATCACATATGCATT GTCTTTGAGAAGCTTGGACCAAGCTTATTTGATTTTCTAAAGAGAAATAAATACTGCCCATTCCCTGTGGATCTTGTTCGGGAATTTGGACGACAGCTTTTGGAATCTGTAGCAT ATATGCATGAACTACGCCTAATCCACACTGATCTGAAGCCAGAAAATATTCTTCTAGTTTCTTCTGAATATGTAAAGCTCCCTAGCTATAAG AGAGTTTCCTCAGATGAAACGCAGTTCAGGTGCTTGCCCAAGTCTAGTGCTATTAAGCTGATTGATTTTGGTAGTACTGCACATGATAATCAGAATCATAGCTCCATTGTTTCTACAAGGCATTACAGAGCCCCTGAGATTATTCTAG GTCTAGGGTGGTCATATCCATGTGATCTGTGGAGTGTTGGATGTATTCTTATCGAACTATGCTCG GGTGAAGCGTTGTTTCAGACACATGAAAACTTGGAGCACCTGGCAATGATGGAGAGAGTTTTGGGACCTATTCCGGAGAACATGATTCGAAGGTCCAA TAAGGGTGCAGAAAAGTATTTCAAGCGTGGATCAAGACTAAGATGGCCTGAAGGAGCTATTTCAAGGGAGAGCATCAATGCAGTAAAGAAACTTGGTCATCTGAAG GATATTGTATCTCGAAGTGTGGACTCTTCAAGGTCCTCCTTAACTGACTTGTTGCATGGCTTATTATCATATGACCCAACCAAACGGCTAACAGCTCTTCAAGCCCTCGATCATCCCTTCTTTAGGAATCCAACCTGA
- the LOC137821176 gene encoding serine/threonine-protein kinase AFC3 isoform X2: MHYMHELRLIHTDLKPENILLVSSEYVKLPSYKRVSSDETQFRCLPKSSAIKLIDFGSTAHDNQNHSSIVSTRHYRAPEIILGLGWSYPCDLWSVGCILIELCSGEALFQTHENLEHLAMMERVLGPIPENMIRRSNKGAEKYFKRGSRLRWPEGAISRESINAVKKLGHLKDIVSRSVDSSRSSLTDLLHGLLSYDPTKRLTALQALDHPFFRNPT; encoded by the exons ATGCATT ATATGCATGAACTACGCCTAATCCACACTGATCTGAAGCCAGAAAATATTCTTCTAGTTTCTTCTGAATATGTAAAGCTCCCTAGCTATAAG AGAGTTTCCTCAGATGAAACGCAGTTCAGGTGCTTGCCCAAGTCTAGTGCTATTAAGCTGATTGATTTTGGTAGTACTGCACATGATAATCAGAATCATAGCTCCATTGTTTCTACAAGGCATTACAGAGCCCCTGAGATTATTCTAG GTCTAGGGTGGTCATATCCATGTGATCTGTGGAGTGTTGGATGTATTCTTATCGAACTATGCTCG GGTGAAGCGTTGTTTCAGACACATGAAAACTTGGAGCACCTGGCAATGATGGAGAGAGTTTTGGGACCTATTCCGGAGAACATGATTCGAAGGTCCAA TAAGGGTGCAGAAAAGTATTTCAAGCGTGGATCAAGACTAAGATGGCCTGAAGGAGCTATTTCAAGGGAGAGCATCAATGCAGTAAAGAAACTTGGTCATCTGAAG GATATTGTATCTCGAAGTGTGGACTCTTCAAGGTCCTCCTTAACTGACTTGTTGCATGGCTTATTATCATATGACCCAACCAAACGGCTAACAGCTCTTCAAGCCCTCGATCATCCCTTCTTTAGGAATCCAACCTGA
- the LOC137821535 gene encoding tRNA (guanine-N(7)-)-methyltransferase, producing MSETEVNPTISKSTGLPRKRFYRARAHSNPLSDSHFPVSISPSHVDYSLHYPQLFLSSGQADSSKRIQFADVGCGFGGLLISLSTLFPETLMIGMELRDKVTEYVKERISSLRVANPGQYQNVSVVRTNSMKYIPNYFGKGQLSKMFFLFPDPHFKEKNHRRRVISPFLLDEYAYVLEVGGIIYTITDVEELGDWMKSCLENHPMFEALTEKELEADPVVKLLCSATEEGQKVARNGGQTFQAVFRRIVPSNQTS from the coding sequence ATGTCTGAGACTGAAGTAAATCCAACTATTAGCAAGTCGACTGGATTGCCTCGAAAGCGCTTCTATCGAGCACGAGCACACAGCAATCCACTGAGTGACTCTCACTTCCCTGTGTCAATATCACCCAGCCATGTTGACTATTCCCTCCATTACCCTCAGCTCTTTCTCTCGTCTGGTCAAGCTGATAGTTCCAAAAGGATTCAGTTTGCTGATGTTGGTTGTGGTTTTGGAGGGCTGCTCATAAGCCTTTCCACTCTATTCCCTGAAACACTGATGATTGGAATGGAACTTAGGGATAAAGTTACTGAGTATGTCAAGGAACGAATTTCATCTTTAAGGGTAGCAAATCCAGGTCAATATCAAAACGTTTCTGTGGTGCGAACTAACTCCATGAAGTACATACCCAATTACTTTGGGAAAGGGCAGCTCTCAAAGATGTTTTTCTTGTTTCCTGATCCTCATTTTAAAGAGAAGAATCATCGTCGCAGGGTTATCAGTCCATTCTTGCTAGATGAGTATGCTTATGTTCTTGAGGTTGGTGGAATTATATATACAATAACGGATGTAGAAGAGCTTGGAGACTGGATGAAGTCTTGTCTGGAGAATCATCCTATGTTCGAAGCTCTGACTGAGAAAGAACTTGAGGCAGATCCAGTTGTTAAGCTCTTATGCTCTGCAACTGAAGAAGGCCAAAAAGTTGCTAGGAATGGAGGACAAACTTTCCAGGCTGTATTCAGACGTATCGTGCCATCAAATCAAACATCCTAG
- the LOC137821534 gene encoding pentatricopeptide repeat-containing protein At2g20540 produces the protein MGVRELENRFVTTLRTCSKISELKKLHAHIVKLSLSQSNFLATKMLDLCDNLGHVDYATLIFQNLEDPNVFSYNAIIRTCTHNHKHSLAITVFNEMLRHAMKSALPDKFTFPSVIKSCAGILCHRLGQQVHAQVCKFGPKSHAITDNALIDMYTKCGDLSGAYQVFEEMADRDSVSWNSLISGHARLGQMKSAREAFDEMPCRTIVSWTTMINGYARAGCSVEALEIFREMQVVGIEPDEISVISVLPACAQLGALEVGKWIHKYSEKSGFLKKTAVCNALIEMYSKCGCIDESLGLFDQMVEKDVICWSTMIGGLANHGKGYAAIRVFEDMQNAGVAPNGVTFVGVLSACVHAGLWKEGLRYFDVMRVDHHLEPEIEHYGCLVDLLGRCGRLHQALDTIMTMPMQPDSRIWNTLLSSCRIHRNLEIAAVAMEQLLELEPEESGNYVLLANIYAELGKWEGVSNVRKLIRSNRIKKTPGSSLIEVNNMVQEFVSGDHSKPFSQDVFLILEGLTLHQTTTSDFMEFGE, from the coding sequence ATGGGAGTAAGAGAATTAGAAAACCGTTTCGTCACAACCCTGAGAACCTGCTCGAAAATCTCGGAACTGAAGAAGCTTCACGCTCACATCGTGAAGTTGTCACTTTCACAGAGCAACTTTCTGGCCACCAAAATGTTGGATCTGTGCGACAACTTGGGTCACGTGGATTACGCGACCTTGATATTCCAAAATCTAGAGGACCCAAACGTGTTCTCTTACAACGCAATAATCAGAACCTGCACTCATAATCACAAACATTCTCTAGCAATTACTGTATTCAACGAAATGCTGAGACATGCAATGAAATCAGCACTGCCAGACAAATTCACGTTCCCTTCGGTGATAAAGTCGTGTGCCGGCATTCTGTGTCATCGTCTCGGGCAGCAAGTTCACGCGCAAGTGTGCAAGTTTGGACCCAAGTCGCACGCAATAACGGATAACGCACTGATTGACATGTACACGAAGTGTGGCGATTTGAGTGGTGCATACCAAGTGTTTGAGGAAATGGCTGATCGAGACTCGGTTTCGTGGAATAGTTTAATCTCGGGGCATGCGAGGTTGGGGCAGATGAAGAGTGCGAGGGAAGCGTTTGATGAAATGCCTTGTAGGACAATCGTGTCTTGGACGACTATGATTAATGGGTATGCTAGAGCAGGGTGTTCCGTCGAAGCGTTAGAGATTTTTCGCGAGATGCAAGTTGTGGGTATTGAACCTGATGAGATAAGTGTTATATCTGTTCTGCCGGCGTGTGCACAGCTTGGCGCTCTTGAAGTTGGAAAGTGGATTCACAAGTACTCGGAGAAAAGTGGGTTTTTGAAGAAGACTGCTGTGTGTAATGCACTGATTGAAATGTATTCTAAGTGTGGCTGCATTGATGAATCTTTGGGGTTGTTTGATCAGATGGTTGAGAAGGATGTGATTTGTTGGAGTACCATGATTGGGGGACTGGCTAATCATGGAAAAGGGTATGCTGCAATACGAGTTTTTGAAGATATGCAGAATGCAGGAGTGGCGCCTAATGGGGTAACATTTGTTGGTGTTTTGTCAGCTTGTGTTCATGCAGGGTTGTGGAAAGAGGGGTTGAGATATTTTGATGTTATGAGGGTGGATCATCATTTAGAGCCAGAGATTGAGCACTATGGTTGCCTAGTTGATCTTCTAGGACGCTGCGGACGGCTTCATCAGGCACTTGACACAATAATGACTATGCCAATGCAACCAGATTCCAGGATATGGAACACTTTGTTGAGCTCTTGCAGGATTCATCGTAATCTTGAGATTGCTGCTGTTGCCATGGAACAACTTTTGGAGCTTGAGCCTGAAGAGTCTGGAAACTATGTGTTGCTTGCTAACATATATGCAGAACTTGGGAAGTGGGAAGGTGTTTCAAATGTTAGGAAACTCATTAGAAGCAATAGGATAAAGAAAACACCCGGGAGTAGTTTGATTGAAGTGAACAATATGGTTCAGGAATTTGTATCAGGTGACCATTCAAAGCCCTTTTCACAAGATGTTTTCTTGATCCTAGAAGGGCTGACTTTACACCAAACTACAACCAGTGACTTCATGGAGTTTGGGGAATAA